Proteins found in one Thermogemmata fonticola genomic segment:
- a CDS encoding DUF2752 domain-containing protein, with the protein MIAIVVDPPASPPAQRPGPSRALPLRSRPAHLPARTTWTVRAALLLIALILIAVFAVAAWLNPYNPDGTPRRLATHRQLGLPPCNFVMMTGKPCPSCGMTTSFALFIRGDLRASLQANWVGTLLAAAAVVALPWSLLSALRGRLLGIRPGYGDYLLTLAVTLLLILMLGRWFGLLLMTKSDPTDQAEDQQATALLRPEAPTLSRPTYALASPFAESIGKSGGNGLHRGITDEPDISLAPPLRVDHLAGNHRSRL; encoded by the coding sequence GTGATCGCGATCGTAGTCGATCCGCCAGCGAGTCCGCCGGCCCAACGGCCAGGACCCAGCCGCGCCCTCCCGCTCCGAAGCCGACCGGCGCATTTGCCGGCGCGGACCACGTGGACTGTGCGCGCCGCCTTGCTGCTGATTGCCCTCATCCTGATCGCTGTCTTTGCCGTGGCCGCCTGGCTCAATCCGTACAATCCCGATGGCACCCCCCGCCGCCTCGCTACCCACCGCCAATTGGGTCTTCCCCCTTGCAACTTCGTGATGATGACCGGCAAACCCTGCCCATCCTGTGGCATGACCACCAGTTTTGCCCTATTCATCCGCGGGGATCTACGGGCTTCTCTACAAGCCAATTGGGTCGGCACCCTGCTGGCGGCCGCCGCCGTGGTCGCTCTCCCTTGGTCGCTCCTGAGCGCCCTGCGCGGCCGACTCCTTGGCATCCGTCCCGGTTATGGCGACTACCTTCTGACTCTGGCCGTCACTCTGCTGCTCATTCTGATGCTGGGCCGCTGGTTTGGCCTGCTCCTGATGACCAAGAGCGATCCCACCGACCAAGCCGAAGACCAACAGGCGACAGCACTCCTCCGGCCCGAGGCTCCAACGCTGTCCAGGCCTACTTACGCCCTCGCCTCGCCGTTCGCGGAATCCATCGGAAAATCTGGGGGAAATGGACTTCACAGGGGGATCACGGATGAACCGGACATATCGCTGGCTCCGCCGCTGCGTGTGGACCACTTGGCTGGGAATCATCGCTCTCGGCTGTAA
- the tilS gene encoding tRNA lysidine(34) synthetase TilS, giving the protein MTAEQLLEEVVGRFLASYSGPGVVGVSGGADSVALLRALVAAGRSVTAAHVHHGLRGAEADADEEFVRGLCQRLGVRYEGRRVEVSAWGRNVEAAGRRARYAFFAEVAQRTGAQWVAVAHTADDQAETILHRLIRGTGLSGLRGMAAERALALPGGGTVPLVRPLLTVRRQQVREYLRHLGQEYREDSSNRNLAYTRNRIRHEVMPLLESFNPRVVEALCRLGEQAAEADEVLARLSQDLLTHAERPRAGDKVVLDAEVLQSAPPLIQRGALRSLWQREGWPLEDMDYTAWHKVTELCNRSEGAWDFPAGVHLRRHGRVVLLWRES; this is encoded by the coding sequence ATGACAGCAGAACAACTGCTGGAAGAAGTGGTGGGGCGGTTCCTGGCCAGCTACAGCGGTCCGGGAGTGGTGGGAGTCTCCGGCGGGGCCGATAGCGTGGCCTTGTTGCGCGCGCTAGTGGCGGCGGGCCGGTCCGTAACGGCGGCCCATGTCCATCACGGCTTGCGCGGGGCTGAGGCCGACGCGGATGAAGAGTTTGTGCGAGGATTATGCCAGCGGTTGGGAGTGAGATACGAAGGCCGGCGGGTGGAGGTATCGGCCTGGGGTCGGAATGTGGAGGCGGCAGGGCGGCGGGCGCGGTATGCCTTTTTTGCCGAAGTAGCTCAGCGAACCGGGGCACAATGGGTTGCTGTAGCCCACACAGCGGACGATCAAGCGGAAACCATCCTGCACCGCCTGATTCGGGGAACAGGCCTCAGCGGGTTGCGCGGGATGGCCGCGGAGCGAGCGCTGGCCCTGCCGGGCGGAGGGACCGTACCCCTGGTGCGGCCTTTGTTGACCGTTCGCCGCCAACAGGTGCGGGAGTATTTGCGGCACTTGGGGCAGGAGTACCGGGAAGATTCCAGCAATCGGAATCTGGCTTACACGCGCAACCGCATCCGGCATGAGGTCATGCCGCTCTTGGAATCGTTCAATCCCCGTGTGGTGGAAGCCTTGTGCCGGTTGGGGGAACAGGCGGCGGAAGCGGACGAGGTGCTAGCCCGTTTGAGTCAGGACTTGCTCACCCACGCGGAACGGCCGCGGGCTGGGGACAAGGTGGTGCTGGATGCCGAGGTCTTGCAGAGTGCGCCGCCGCTCATTCAGCGCGGGGCGTTGCGGAGTCTGTGGCAGCGGGAAGGCTGGCCATTGGAGGATATGGACTATACCGCCTGGCATAAAGTGACGGAACTGTGCAATCGTAGCGAGGGAGCCTGGGATTTTCCCGCGGGGGTACATCTCCGCCGCCACGGACGGGTGGTTCTCCTGTGGCGGGAGAGCTAA
- the purH gene encoding bifunctional phosphoribosylaminoimidazolecarboxamide formyltransferase/IMP cyclohydrolase, translating to MFRAIRRALLSVTDKTGLVELARELQQNYGVELWGSGGTRRHLEGAGIAIRDLASLTGFPEILDGRVKTLHPAIYAGLLARRDKPEHLAELTRQQLPTIDLVVCNLYPFESVSNRAGVTEEEVIENIDIGGPCLIRAAAKNFDGVAVLVEPGQYQQFLKVLAEHGGQTPRDYRRQLAAQAFARIREYDAAIAAWFGAGESASQRSEEVKQQEAGRLTVEPTPSEEGHFPETFTWQGRLVQRLRYGENPHQRAALYRGMNGSGATVAEAEQLHGKELSYNNWLDVDAAWGAVQEFAEPACVIVKHNNPCGAAVAARLELAFRRAWAGDALSAFGGIIACNRTVDVATASAITEPSARRFVECLIAPDYDADALEMLRRWKEHIRLLRLRASRPRAERASGSIAAQALALRSIDGGLLVQTVDDIQEESDSWRVVTRRPPTEAERAALAFAWRVCKHVKSNAIVLARDGEGGGWEVVGVGAGQMSRVDAVHIAVRKAGERAAGAVLASDAFFPFADNVEAAAAAGVTAIVQPGGSLRDADSIAAADRHGLAMLLTGVRHFRH from the coding sequence ATGTTCCGCGCGATACGCCGGGCTTTGCTCAGTGTGACGGACAAAACAGGATTGGTGGAACTGGCGAGGGAATTGCAGCAGAACTACGGCGTGGAGTTATGGGGAAGCGGCGGCACACGGCGGCATCTGGAAGGGGCGGGCATTGCCATCCGCGACCTCGCATCTCTCACCGGATTCCCGGAAATCCTCGATGGCCGAGTCAAGACGCTCCACCCGGCCATCTACGCCGGTTTGCTCGCCCGGAGAGACAAACCGGAGCATCTGGCCGAACTGACTCGCCAGCAACTGCCGACCATCGATTTGGTGGTGTGCAATCTTTATCCCTTCGAGAGCGTCAGCAACCGAGCGGGAGTCACTGAAGAGGAAGTCATCGAGAATATCGACATTGGCGGTCCGTGCCTGATCCGAGCGGCAGCCAAGAACTTCGACGGAGTGGCCGTGCTGGTCGAACCGGGCCAATATCAGCAGTTTCTCAAGGTGCTGGCGGAACATGGCGGGCAGACACCACGGGACTACCGGCGGCAACTGGCAGCCCAGGCGTTTGCCCGTATTCGGGAGTATGACGCTGCTATCGCAGCCTGGTTTGGCGCGGGGGAATCGGCCAGCCAGCGATCCGAGGAGGTGAAACAGCAGGAAGCCGGACGACTCACCGTAGAGCCAACTCCCAGCGAAGAAGGGCATTTTCCGGAAACCTTCACCTGGCAAGGCCGGCTGGTCCAGCGCCTGCGTTACGGCGAGAATCCCCACCAACGAGCAGCCTTATACCGCGGGATGAATGGGAGCGGTGCGACGGTCGCCGAAGCGGAACAACTGCACGGCAAAGAGTTGAGCTACAACAACTGGCTGGACGTGGATGCGGCCTGGGGGGCGGTGCAAGAGTTCGCCGAGCCGGCATGCGTGATTGTCAAGCACAACAATCCCTGTGGGGCAGCCGTGGCGGCGAGGCTGGAGCTGGCTTTCCGGCGGGCCTGGGCTGGGGATGCCTTGTCAGCCTTCGGCGGGATCATCGCTTGCAATCGCACGGTGGATGTCGCCACAGCTTCCGCCATCACCGAACCATCGGCCCGGCGCTTCGTGGAATGCCTCATCGCCCCGGACTACGATGCTGACGCCCTGGAGATGCTCCGCCGCTGGAAAGAGCACATCCGTCTGCTCCGTCTGCGAGCCAGCCGGCCACGAGCGGAGCGTGCGTCCGGTTCAATAGCGGCGCAAGCTCTGGCGCTGCGCAGCATCGACGGCGGCCTGCTCGTGCAAACCGTAGATGACATTCAGGAAGAAAGCGATTCCTGGCGGGTGGTGACCCGACGCCCTCCGACAGAAGCGGAGCGTGCCGCCTTGGCTTTCGCCTGGCGCGTGTGCAAGCACGTCAAGTCCAATGCCATCGTGCTGGCACGGGACGGAGAAGGCGGCGGATGGGAAGTGGTCGGCGTCGGTGCGGGGCAGATGAGCCGAGTCGATGCGGTGCACATAGCGGTGCGCAAGGCGGGGGAGCGGGCGGCGGGAGCTGTGCTGGCCTCGGATGCCTTTTTCCCCTTTGCCGACAACGTGGAAGCCGCCGCTGCGGCGGGAGTGACAGCCATTGTGCAACCGGGCGGTTCACTGCGCGATGCTGACAGTATCGCCGCGGCAGACCGTCACGGCCTGGCTATGCTCCTGACGGGCGTCCGCCACTTCCGCCACTGA
- a CDS encoding aspartate carbamoyltransferase catalytic subunit, with protein sequence MTPLSDAPAAPAASPDEREPLHHLLGLEGLSAATLLRLLDRAEEYVGVGVGEVPKRTELQGRVVVNLFYEPSTRTRMSFALAARRLGADVLDFSPAGSSTVKGESFIDTAKNIEAMGVDVMVVRHASPGAPHILSRHLLPHVHVINAGDGAHEHPTQALLDLFTIRKRLGRIAGLTVGLVGDIAHSRVARSNIHALKTLGAHVIVCGPTTLIPREVAHWGVEITHNLDAILPRCDVLNLLRIQFERQRGGLFPSIREYRLLFGMDGQRMRRARPDVLLLAPGPINRGVEITPEVADGPNSAILDQVKYGLAVRMAVLAEVCGSPRASRPFPPG encoded by the coding sequence ATGACGCCTCTCTCCGATGCTCCCGCTGCCCCTGCCGCTAGCCCCGATGAGCGGGAACCGTTGCATCATCTCTTAGGCTTGGAAGGGCTAAGTGCCGCGACACTGCTCCGCCTGCTCGACCGCGCTGAGGAGTATGTCGGCGTCGGGGTCGGCGAAGTCCCCAAGCGGACGGAATTGCAAGGGCGCGTCGTGGTCAATCTGTTTTACGAACCTTCGACCCGCACGCGGATGAGTTTCGCTTTAGCAGCCCGTCGCTTGGGTGCGGATGTGCTGGACTTTTCGCCCGCCGGTTCCAGCACAGTCAAAGGGGAAAGCTTCATCGATACGGCCAAGAACATCGAGGCGATGGGGGTGGATGTGATGGTGGTCCGGCACGCTTCGCCCGGTGCGCCGCACATCCTGAGCCGCCATCTGCTGCCGCACGTCCATGTGATCAACGCCGGAGATGGTGCCCACGAACATCCCACGCAAGCGCTGCTGGACCTGTTCACCATCCGCAAGCGCTTGGGGCGGATCGCCGGCTTGACGGTCGGTCTGGTCGGGGACATTGCGCACAGCCGGGTGGCCCGGAGCAATATCCACGCGCTGAAGACCCTCGGCGCCCACGTCATCGTCTGCGGACCTACCACTCTCATTCCCCGCGAGGTGGCCCACTGGGGCGTGGAAATCACCCACAATCTCGATGCGATCCTACCGCGCTGCGATGTCCTGAATCTGCTCCGCATTCAATTCGAGCGGCAACGGGGCGGATTATTCCCTTCGATCCGTGAATACCGCCTGCTCTTCGGAATGGATGGGCAACGGATGCGCCGCGCCCGGCCGGATGTGCTCCTGCTCGCTCCGGGTCCGATCAATCGCGGCGTAGAGATCACACCGGAAGTCGCCGATGGCCCGAATTCCGCCATCCTCGATCAGGTGAAATATGGCCTGGCCGTGCGCATGGCCGTATTGGCGGAAGTCTGCGGTTCTCCGCGCGCATCCCGCCCCTTCCCGCCTGGCTAA
- a CDS encoding FkbM family methyltransferase, which yields MAEQVAQLQAQELALFAGLRQVVQPPVMIDVGAHHGVTLAPFLEAGWQVFAFEPVEENRAEIQRRFGTHPRLQVRGEAVSDSCGPKVLHLALHPDGRLHDYHHSLEQLGHTEEFRPGPSVTVSAVTLDALVARGELPREVGLLKIDTEGHDLAVLRGAETLQAAVITVEFWCEGLYGGRCPSPVEEIVRLLQQRGYHHYAAIIHQGASVRVQWSSLEGLPADAWGNLVFFREEAVAWAVRQKLELKAQSAAHGEETPRWLALCAPWLQHRSGWICYDVGAYQGDFTALLLRHFPHLFVAAFEPTPPTFRYLERRFAEEPRVQVHNLALSDQTGWASYYLTERPVNNSLLPPADGAVLETIRVAVDKLDQFRRRDCRPVALLKVDAQGHDLRILRGAEQILQQDRPWLFVEATFLPMYQQQDDPCDLWLFLREHGYRLAGLYNTHSTPQGLLAYTDCLFIPQEIHQRLVPAQRLERYLCDDPQTLQQQNALLQAACQERLELIHRLSAECAQREQIIARLSQPSPAQALRGLVRSVLSRLDQAGRWVWERLRHVSRGRSAS from the coding sequence ATGGCAGAACAGGTCGCGCAGTTGCAAGCGCAAGAGTTGGCCTTGTTTGCCGGGTTGCGCCAGGTGGTCCAGCCGCCGGTCATGATCGACGTTGGCGCCCATCACGGAGTAACGCTAGCTCCCTTCCTCGAAGCCGGCTGGCAAGTGTTCGCCTTCGAGCCAGTGGAAGAGAACCGGGCAGAAATCCAGCGGCGTTTCGGCACTCATCCCCGCCTGCAAGTACGGGGCGAGGCTGTCAGCGATTCCTGCGGTCCAAAGGTGCTCCACCTGGCTTTGCACCCGGACGGACGACTGCATGACTATCATCACAGTCTGGAGCAGCTCGGCCATACCGAAGAGTTCCGCCCAGGTCCCTCCGTAACAGTGTCGGCTGTCACCCTCGATGCCTTGGTCGCTCGCGGCGAATTGCCTCGCGAAGTCGGCTTGCTCAAGATCGACACCGAGGGGCACGATCTGGCTGTGCTGCGCGGTGCGGAAACGCTCCAGGCGGCGGTGATCACTGTGGAGTTCTGGTGCGAGGGGCTGTATGGCGGGCGATGTCCCTCACCAGTCGAGGAGATAGTGCGGCTGTTGCAACAGCGGGGTTACCATCATTACGCTGCTATTATTCATCAGGGAGCCTCTGTGCGGGTGCAGTGGTCCTCTCTGGAGGGGCTGCCGGCCGATGCGTGGGGGAACCTGGTCTTTTTCCGAGAGGAAGCGGTCGCATGGGCCGTGCGGCAAAAGCTGGAGCTAAAGGCTCAGTCCGCAGCGCACGGCGAGGAAACGCCCCGCTGGCTGGCCCTTTGTGCCCCCTGGCTGCAACACCGCAGCGGCTGGATTTGCTACGACGTCGGGGCTTATCAGGGAGACTTCACCGCTCTGCTGCTGCGCCATTTCCCGCATCTTTTTGTCGCGGCCTTTGAACCCACCCCCCCCACATTCCGCTATCTTGAGCGCCGCTTCGCCGAGGAACCGCGGGTCCAAGTGCATAACCTGGCGCTGAGCGATCAGACAGGTTGGGCCAGTTACTATCTCACCGAACGGCCGGTCAACAACAGCCTGCTGCCTCCGGCGGATGGTGCTGTGTTGGAAACCATTCGTGTCGCGGTGGACAAGCTGGACCAATTCCGCCGCCGGGATTGCCGCCCTGTGGCTCTGCTCAAAGTCGATGCTCAAGGCCACGATCTCCGCATCCTGCGCGGTGCGGAGCAGATTTTGCAACAGGACCGTCCCTGGCTTTTCGTCGAAGCCACGTTCCTGCCCATGTACCAGCAGCAGGACGATCCCTGCGACCTCTGGCTTTTTTTGCGCGAGCACGGCTATCGCTTGGCCGGATTGTACAACACCCACTCCACACCCCAAGGGCTGCTGGCGTACACGGATTGCCTCTTCATTCCCCAGGAAATCCATCAGCGCTTGGTCCCTGCCCAGCGTTTGGAACGATACCTCTGCGACGATCCCCAGACCTTGCAGCAACAGAATGCTCTACTGCAAGCGGCTTGCCAGGAACGGCTAGAGTTGATCCATCGTCTGTCTGCGGAGTGTGCTCAGCGGGAGCAGATCATCGCCCGCTTGAGCCAGCCGTCTCCCGCTCAAGCTCTGCGTGGGCTAGTCCGCTCCGTGCTCAGCCGGCTGGACCAAGCTGGCCGGTGGGTGTGGGAACGCCTCCGGCACGTGTCACGAGGTCGGTCAGCCTCGTGA
- a CDS encoding BON domain-containing protein — translation MKAPALWSLAATVALSGSLLAQTSAPRASGTNKTVSAPSSPATAGTPASAPQNPNQALADAVARRLQQHPAIRQANIAVIAQDGTVTLSGTVSDPQTKAQLLAEVRQVAGVHVVRDGLQVAADIKPAQNTQPPAAPPAPAPLVEPAPLGMPGHLSPELHAPPLPPFAWPTYAPYPNFSRVAYPTAYPYNAFPFIGPFYPFPKVPLGWRKVTLEWEDGHWYYGRNSTPHDYWRVRFW, via the coding sequence GTGAAAGCACCCGCCCTATGGTCCCTGGCGGCGACGGTGGCGCTGAGTGGTTCGCTGCTGGCTCAGACATCCGCCCCCCGTGCCTCCGGAACGAATAAGACGGTTTCCGCTCCATCATCCCCTGCGACGGCTGGTACCCCGGCGTCGGCTCCGCAGAATCCTAATCAGGCACTGGCCGATGCCGTCGCCCGGCGCTTGCAGCAGCATCCGGCGATCCGGCAAGCGAACATCGCCGTGATTGCCCAGGATGGCACCGTGACCCTGAGCGGCACGGTGAGCGATCCGCAAACCAAAGCCCAACTCTTGGCAGAGGTGCGTCAGGTGGCAGGGGTCCATGTGGTCCGCGATGGTTTGCAGGTGGCGGCTGACATCAAGCCGGCACAAAACACTCAGCCCCCTGCTGCACCCCCAGCGCCTGCTCCGCTGGTGGAACCCGCTCCGCTGGGCATGCCAGGGCATCTTAGCCCTGAACTGCACGCCCCCCCGCTGCCCCCCTTCGCTTGGCCCACTTATGCGCCGTATCCTAACTTCAGCCGGGTCGCTTACCCCACGGCGTACCCCTACAACGCCTTCCCCTTCATCGGTCCGTTCTATCCCTTCCCCAAAGTGCCTCTCGGCTGGCGGAAGGTCACTCTGGAGTGGGAAGACGGCCACTGGTACTACGGACGCAACTCGACACCCCATGACTACTGGCGTGTCCGCTTCTGGTGA